Genomic segment of Buchnera aphidicola (Aphis fabae):
CTTTAGCAAAATATTTTAACACTTTATTAAAAGAAGACAAAAAATTTTTTGGTTTTATTGCTTCTATTAATATACATTCAAATGATATTCGTTTATTTATACCTAATATTTTTATGAATATTAATGGGATTGCAATATATAAAATATCTTCATTTTATAATATTAATTTAAACGAAATATTGGTAGTACATGATGACTTAGATTTAGAAGCTGGTAAATTAAAACTAAAATATAGTTATGGACATGGTGGTCATAATGGTTTAAGAAGTATTGTTAATATTTTTAATAAAAAAATAGATTTTTATAGGTTTAGAATTGGTATTGGTCGACCAAAAAATAAAAAAGAAATATCATCTTTTGTACTTTCAGATCCTACAATAGAAGAAACTAATTTAATTAATATATCTATTCAATATGCTATAAAAGAAACTCTTATATTATTGAGTGATATTTCTTAATTAATTAAGAATTTTTTTATTGTTTTAATCTAAAATAAAGTTATTTATTTTAAGGTATATAAATATGGGTTTTAAATGCGGTATTATAGGTCTTCCTAATGTTGGTAAATCTACTTTATTTAATGCCTTAACTAAAGGAAATTCTGCAATTGCAAATTTTCCATTTTGTACTATTAAACCTAATATTGGAATAGTTTCAGTTCCTGATATTCGTATTGATGAACTTTCTAAAATTGTTTCTCCTAAAAAAATAGTAAATACATGTATAGAATTTGTAGATATTGCTGGTTTAGTTAAAGGTGCGTCTAAAGGCGAGGGTTTGGGAAATCAATTTTTAAGCAATATTAGAGACACTCAAGCTATTGCACATGTTGTACGATGTTTTAAAGACGATAATATTAGTCATATTTATAATGAAATAAAACCTACAAACGATGTAGATATAATTAATTCTGAACTTATATTGTCTGATTTTGATTCTTGTAGAAAGTCTATATTAAAATTAGAAAAGAACTTGAAATATGATATAAAAGAAACAAAAAACAAATTAATTGTTTTAAATAAATGTATGAATCATTTAAAGCATTTTTTAATGCTTAAAACTTTACGATTAAATGAAACAGAAAAAAAAATGATTAGTGATTTTCGATTTTTAACTTTGAAACCAACGATGTATATTGCAAATATTAATGAGAATAAAGAATCTTTAGTTTTTTTAAATGAATTAAATGAAATAGCAAAAAAAGATAATTCTCTAGTTGTTCCAATTTATTCAAATTTAGAATTAGATTTGGTTAACATGAATAAAAAAGAACAAAAATATTTTATGAAAGCTTTTAATATAAGAAATTTAGGATTAAATAAAATTATTAAATACGGTTATAAAATTCTTGATTTAATAACATTTTTTACAGTTGGGATCAAAGAAATTCATGCTTGGTCTATACCTAATGGTAGTACGAGTGTTCAAGCAGCTCATAAAATTCATAGTGATTTTAGTAAAGGTTTTATTCGAGCTCAAATTATTAAGTATATAGATTTTATTCAATATAAAAGTGAAATTAAAGTTAAAGAAATGGGTAAATGTAAACTTGAAGGAAAAGATTATAAAATCGAAGATGGTGACATTGTTAACTTTTTGTTTAATATTTAAAAATAATTTAATTATTTAAAAACTATATGATATTTGTTAATTTATTTTTTTATTAGAGAGGGAAAATTATCCTCTCTAATTTTTTGGTTTTTATTTATTTAATAAGAATTCTTTAAGTTGATTAAAATCTGGGTTTATATTATGAGATAATAGCGGTAAATCAATTCTACATTTAATTTCATTTGGTAAAGTAATACTGTTTTTTAAAATATTTTCGACAGTATCTTTGAATTTAGATGGATGCGCTGTTCCTAAAAATAAACCATATTCATCTTCTTTTAATTGATCATTTAATAATCGATATGCAATTGCAGCATGTGGCTCAGAAGTATATCCTAATTTAAAAAGTTCTTTGATTGTTTCCTTAGTTATCTTATCTGATACACTTCCAAATCTTAAATCATTTAAATTCCAATTATTTCTACGAAATAATTCCTCGATTCTAGGCCAATTATTTGGTTGACTTATATCCATAGCATTAGAAAGCGTAGATATAGTTTTTTTTGGTTTCCATTGTCTATTTTTTAAAAATCTTGGAACAGTATCATTTGCATTTGTACAAGCTATAAAAGATTTAATTGGTAAACCAATAGATTTCGCTAGTAATCCAGCTGTTAAATTTCCAAAATTTCCACATGGAACAGCTATAACTAAATTTTTTTGTTGTTCTTCTGAAATTAATGAAAAAGCTTCAAAATAATAACATATTTGTGCTAATAAACGACTTATATTAATAGAGTTAGCAGAATTTAAACCTATTAATTTTTTTAATTTTTTATCATCAAAAGCTTTTTTAACTAAATTTTGACAATCATCAAAACTACCATTAATTGATATAGTTGTTATATTCTGCCCTAAAGTACAAAATAATTGTTCTTGTAAGAAACTAATTTTTCCTTTCGGATATAAAATAACTACTCGAATATTTTTCATTTTATAAAATGCATGTGCAACTGCAGCTCCAGTATCTCCTGATGTTGCAGTTAAAATAGTAAAATTTTCATTTTCTTTCTTCAAAGAAAAAATCATTTGAGCCATAAAACGGGCTCCAAAATCTTTAAATGCTAGTGTTGGACCATGAAATAATTCAAAACAACTTATATTTTTATTAATTGAAACTTTTAATGGTTTTTGAAATGAAAAGGCTTTTTTTACATATTCATATATTTTTTTTTTAGATATTTCATTATCAATAAATTTAGAAAGTATTTCAGTACTTCTTGTAATAAAATCCATTTTTAATATGTCTGATAATTCAAAAGGTGTAATGATTGGTATTTTTACTGGAAAAAATAATCCTTGTTGTTGTCCTAATCCAAGTTTGATAGCAGTTTCAAAATTAACTTGTTCGCTATGATTTTTTAAATTATAAAG
This window contains:
- the ychF gene encoding redox-regulated ATPase YchF, with protein sequence MGFKCGIIGLPNVGKSTLFNALTKGNSAIANFPFCTIKPNIGIVSVPDIRIDELSKIVSPKKIVNTCIEFVDIAGLVKGASKGEGLGNQFLSNIRDTQAIAHVVRCFKDDNISHIYNEIKPTNDVDIINSELILSDFDSCRKSILKLEKNLKYDIKETKNKLIVLNKCMNHLKHFLMLKTLRLNETEKKMISDFRFLTLKPTMYIANINENKESLVFLNELNEIAKKDNSLVVPIYSNLELDLVNMNKKEQKYFMKAFNIRNLGLNKIIKYGYKILDLITFFTVGIKEIHAWSIPNGSTSVQAAHKIHSDFSKGFIRAQIIKYIDFIQYKSEIKVKEMGKCKLEGKDYKIEDGDIVNFLFNI
- the pth gene encoding aminoacyl-tRNA hydrolase — protein: MIVGLSNPKNKYHNTRHNIGSWYIYSLAKYFNTLLKEDKKFFGFIASINIHSNDIRLFIPNIFMNINGIAIYKISSFYNINLNEILVVHDDLDLEAGKLKLKYSYGHGGHNGLRSIVNIFNKKIDFYRFRIGIGRPKNKKEISSFVLSDPTIEETNLINISIQYAIKETLILLSDIS
- the thrC gene encoding threonine synthase → MKLYNLKNHSEQVNFETAIKLGLGQQQGLFFPVKIPIITPFELSDILKMDFITRSTEILSKFIDNEISKKKIYEYVKKAFSFQKPLKVSINKNISCFELFHGPTLAFKDFGARFMAQMIFSLKKENENFTILTATSGDTGAAVAHAFYKMKNIRVVILYPKGKISFLQEQLFCTLGQNITTISINGSFDDCQNLVKKAFDDKKLKKLIGLNSANSINISRLLAQICYYFEAFSLISEEQQKNLVIAVPCGNFGNLTAGLLAKSIGLPIKSFIACTNANDTVPRFLKNRQWKPKKTISTLSNAMDISQPNNWPRIEELFRRNNWNLNDLRFGSVSDKITKETIKELFKLGYTSEPHAAIAYRLLNDQLKEDEYGLFLGTAHPSKFKDTVENILKNSITLPNEIKCRIDLPLLSHNINPDFNQLKEFLLNK